The window CAAGTACAGATCTATAATGTTCAACCTGAGGGACAGTAACAACCCGGACCTGAGAAGGAGAGTTCTCACAGGGGAGGTGTCACCAGAGAAACTCATCACACTGTCGGGTGAAGAGATGGCGAGCGACAAGAGGAAACAAGAGACCAACCAGATCAAGGAGAAGTTCTTGTTCGATTGTGAGCGTGGTCAGGCACCAAAAGCAAGTACTGACCAGTTCAAGTGTGGGCGTTGTGGTCAGCGCAAATGCACGTATTATCAGATGCAGACTAGGAGTGCTGATGAGCCGATGACGACTTATGTTACATGTGTTAACTGTGACAATCACTGGAAGTTCTGTTGAGGTGAGAATGTATGTGCGTGTCAAGACATAGATGCTCTGAGATTGATTTATCAAGAGCTTTCTTGTCTATTTGCCGGCATTCTGAGAATGTTCTGGCTCTCATGTTTGTTTTAAGGATATCAGTTCAGTGTCTTAGAGATTAGTAAGTAGGAGAGTTTACTAATTTAGCTGTTTGTTAGCTCTCATCTCTTTTGCTTAATTTATTCCAAATTGTCAAATTCATCAACTTTGCAAATTTTATCTcagttttgaaatttattatgGGTTAGACTTGTGTGTGTTTTCTATCATATTGAACGGTTGAGCCTTCACAGCCTGTAATGTATGTATTATTGGATCGAAAAGTTGCATCGACTTTGATCCAATTCAACTCCAGACGCAAGGGACTGATGAAAACGGAGTCTATTGTTGCATAGACAAGCTAAAGATCTCATTGCATTTGACCATTGTTGCCATTATTATAAACTCATATTATATTTGAACAAGACGTTTTTTCTTTACATTCTCTCTATCAGACCAAACAATGAATTCATACTCCTAGCTAAATATGTCCCATTCCTCAGCATCATCATCTAAATCTCTCTTCCTTCGACTTGGTCTACTGCTTCTCCTTCGCCGTCTTCTATCAGATGAACGTTCAAGCTCCTCAACATCAGAGTATTCACTACCGAACTGAGCATCCCAGAGTCCCTGTTGTCAAAAGTCTTTCTTCAATCATCCCATTTAAGAGAACTTCTGTACATGGAAAAACCCAAACCACTCCAGTACAAGACAAGTACCTTTGTCAACCTCTGTTTCCTAAAAGCTGCAGATTCGTCAACAACAACTATGTCTTCTAAGACCTCGATTATGTCCTCAACATCTAATCTGTATGTACTAACCTGCATCATCACATATTAATCACAGAGATTGtgctattcctagattagatgctTGTGCTTTGTATCTCATATCAAGAAAAGGGAATGAGTTACCCACCAAGCTTGATGGTATGATGGTAACTCCAAACGAATCAAGCTCAAGCGATTCAACTACTCCGGAGTTTATGTTGAATGAGTAACCTCGAACCTGAAAAACAAACCGTGTGTTTCCAACTAATAAACAAGATAAtggcaaagaaagaaagatagatCACTGAAGAAGATATAGCAAGATTATAAACACCTTTCCAATGTTTCGCCCTCCCGGTGTCACCACTCTGTAACCTACCTAAACAAAAAGGTGAGAATTCAATGTAAAGACTTGCTTTAAAGGTGGATGAAATACAAGACAAAGGGGAGATGAATCTATACCAGTGTTTCAAGGCCAACCATTTTGAACTCAGTGTCCAGAACAGCATCATCTTTCACGAGAACAACATCAGCCACCTACAGAGATGTTAATAATATAAACTGAGGCTGTAACACACACTTTCAGAAGAAGAAAAGCAGTTCAATGTAGCAGAAAGCAGCAGAAGTAGTAGAAGTACTCGAGTAATGTCTGTGAGCAAGAATCTCTCAGACTCTCCAGATAGCAAGGTGGGCTTAACATCCACCACCAAAACCAACCACTGAAAATTTGACAAACAGAAGAAGCTCTCATTACAAGTAAAAAGAGGCAGACTTTGATTAAACAAAGAACTTACAGAAGTAGTGTCAACCCAGAGCTGAGAGATGAATCCTAAACTCAGAGCTGATTGTATACTAATAACTTGCTTAGCTACAAGGTTCGATCTCGTCAACGTCTGTTTGAATCCTTTAGATCCTATCTTTATCAGATTGTCTTCACCCACTTGCTGAATCAAATCACCACCTCTAGGAGATTCTGCACTATCGTTTTCCAGGAAACCCAAATGAGAAGAATCAACTTCTTCTCCTTCTACTTCTTCACTAGGTAGTGATGAACTCACGCAAGTAACGAACTTGCCGCTTGGTTTCTCATTAAACTTGAATTTCCGGAGAAAGGTAGAGTCTTTGGCACCAAAACAACATGCTTGTGATGAGGAAAGAATCGTGATTTCATGGATTGAGAGGtgattcctcctcctcctccatgaGCTAGTGATGATCGAGTGGTGAATCCATCTAAAACTGTACGAAGTGGGTCTCACCAGTCGAGCATCGATGGCGGGAAGAGAGAGGAGAAAGGAAGATGAGCAGTTGTACATAGCCGGAGAAGAACGCATACAACTCAAAGTGATCTTTAGGGAAAGGAAGATTGGTTCAATTGCTGTTTACCCCTTGGGTTCTTTAACCAAagaccgaaccaaaccgatatcacaaaatatcaaaatgttcaaattttggtaaattttaaaaaccgaAATCAAACAAAACTTGAACCATTTCATCGTTTGGTTGTTAAAAAACTTTTGCCCAAGTTTTATTGTAGGCTAGAGGTTTTCTACAAAGATCATTAATATGtagatacatattttatttcacTATAAAACACTTGGCTTATCTTgtaaccttatatttttaattaaaaatcaataaaaactaaACTGGAACTgaatatatctaaaaatattaattatttcaatatgaaaatagtatatatttagagattattattattaaattaaaatatcaaaatatttaatagtTTACTTTTAAtctaaacaatattttaatataaaaatttaaactacttaatatatttatttaaactatctAAAAATCAGAATTAAACAACAAAttaattgaatttaaaaaatattttgatatcgATTTTTAAATCTTGTTATTGAAActgaaccaaaaataaaaataacaggTTCATTAATGTAAGAAATTAATACTctttattaatttagaaatgGTTCGCTTCCGAGtgaaaaaagaacaaagaagctctttttttctttctcatttccGTTTTGTCTTTTTCCTCATCCGAAAATCACAAAAAGCTTTGCAAAGTTTTCGTGTCGAATTAGCACTCCCTTCCCTCGTTTCACCCAGCCCCTGTATCTCAAAGCATTATCCTCTCGTTTTTCTCGCCTTCAATTTGAGTAAAGCTTGAATCATTccctctttctctctacgtgCATTCAGATCTGAAAAGAAACTTTTATAGATtcttgatatgttttttttttgattcaaTCCCTTTTTTAAAACTGATTACGTTTATCTTTGGGATCAGGAATGgatgatgagaagaagaagaagagaaacaagaagaagaagaacaagcaGAACAATAGCAAACGTGCAGACGGTGACGCTATACCTACCGAGGATGGGAATCATAACGGAGACGCTGACATTGCTCTAATCAACCAAGTCCCTGATTCCATTGAGTTGGAACCATCATCTCAACAGATCATCATCAATGTAAGTTGGCAATGTCATCTAGATCCAAGGAACATAAGATTGAttcgattgattgattgattaatCTCTTAGTGTATTTGTTTGTGACACATTACATGATTGATTGGTTGCAATGTTATCAATGTGTCTCTACTTGTAAATCCATTTCTGCGGTTTGTGTAGACAAACAAAAACTATGGTCTGATACTTTAAAATCTTATTATTATTCAAAGCAGGCAGATGAACCTGGTGTTGTTGACTACACGTCTCCAAATAGCGAGGTGAGATTATGTCCTCTTGTATGAACAAAGTTTCGTTATTTGATATAGTTTTTGTTAGCACTAGTATtctgcattgtttttttttttgttacgtGTCTATCTTTTGGCTTGAATCCCTGAATTAGTTTTGTAATGCTCTTGTAGGCGGTTCTGGAAGAAACAATCAAACAGTTACGTGATGAGATTGGGTCCCACCTTCAGAAAGAGgtgatttatttttctcttgTCAAGCCTTTTCTTGTTGGTTTTATTAAAGAATCCTACCCATTATCTAGTTATGGTACTTTCCTCAGTGAAATAGTGATGATATATGAATTGCCATGTCTTCATAGGCTGTTTTTGAAGAAACTGTTAGACGCTTGGAAACTGAGAATGAATCTCACATACAGAAAGAGGTTAGTTAAGATTACAGTAAACCCTTTGTCATTACTTCTATGTTTTCCTACTTCATCTGCAAGCGAAAGCAGAAGCTAACATGGTGTTTCACAGGCACTGTTGGAAGAAAGGCTTGAGCATTTAAGAACAGAAAGTGAAGCTCATATACAGAAGCAGGTTAGCTAAGAATACAGTATACAGCCTTTGTCATTACTTTTCTGTTTGCCTGCTTCATCTTAAAACCGAAAGTTGAAACCAACATGGTGTTTCACAGGCACTGTTAGAAGAAAGGCTTGAGCATCTGAGAACAGAAAATGAACCTCACATAGAAAAAGAGGTTAGTTAAAGAATACAGTAAAGCCTTTGTCATTACTTTGATGTTTTCCTGCTCCATCTTCAAGCTGAAAGGTGAAACTCAAATGTTGTTTCACAGGTACAGTTAGAAAAAATGGTTGCGGATTTGAGAACGCAAAATGAAGCTCACATAGAGAAAGAGGTTAGTTAAAGAATCATTACTTTGATGTTTTCCTGCTCCATCTTCAAGCTGAAAGGTGAAACTCAAATGTTGTTTCACAGGTACAGTTAGAAAAAACGGTTGCGGATTTGAGAACGCAAAATGAAGCTCACATAGAGAAAGAGGTTAGTTAAAGAATACAGTAAAGCCTTTGTCATTACTTTGATGTTTTCCTGCTCCATCTTCAAGCTGAAAGGTGAAACTCAAATGTTGTTTCACAGGTACAGTTAGAAAAAACGGTTGCGGATTTGAGAACGCAAAATGAAGCTCACATAGAGAAAGAGGTTAGTTAAGAATACAATATATCCTTTATCATTACTTTGCTGTTTTCCAGCTTCATCTTCAAGCTGAAAAGTGAAACTAATGTGGTGATTAACAGGGACTGTTAGAAGAGAGGCTTGAGCATTTGAAAACAGAAAATGAAGCTCACATTCAAAGTGAGGTTAGTGAAGAAATAGCATTTACCCGTATTCACATCTTTGCTATTTTCCTTCGCTATCTGCAAGCTGAAGATTTTTTACAGGCACTGTTAGAAGAAAGGCTCTTGCATTTGAGAACAGAGAATGAAGCTTACATACAAAAACAGGTTAGTGAATAAATGGCATAAATCCATATCCACAGATTTGCTATTTTGCTGCGTTATCTGCAAGCTTAAGGTCAAAATAACGTGGTGTTTGACAGGCACAGTTAGAAGAAAGGCTCTTGCATTTGAGAACTGAGAATGAAACTCTCAAACAGAACGAGGTCAGCGAAGAAAATAGCGTACAGCTGTATGCATATCTTTGTTATTTTCCTGCAAGCCGAAGGTCAAAGTAACATTGTGTTTATGCAGGAAAAGTTGGAGGAAAGACATGTTCAGTATAAAACAAAGAACGACGTGCTTGTTCATGAAATGGTGAGACATCTGCAACCCTGGGAACGTTCCTTTAGTACCTATTCATATAGAGCAACATGTTATGTGTAGTTTTGACACTTTGTTAAAAATTGGCAGTCTAGTACAGAAGTCAAAATGAGAGAATTGCTTGACGAAAGATCTACCTTCTCTCAGAAAGAGGTATGTCTACAGTTGCATCTTCTTCAGTTAAAATACATTCTCTTGTCGTATAAAGGTAATCCTAATTTCATGATGTCAATCAGGCAAGTCTAGAGAAAAAACTTCAGCAACTTCAACATGATGAAGAATCTTCGACTGCAGCTGCGGAGGTAACTCTATCTTACCTTGAGACCACATTTTTAAGCAAAGTGTCTTATGAGTGGTATACTCATCATGTACGTTCAATCCTGCAGAAGTCATCCATAGAAATGATTTCGAGCCTGAACAATGAAATTGGAACACTGCGAGCACAGGTATGTGTTTCACCTTTTATTTTGAACATTTGAAGTGGTTTTCTATTTCCATGAGTGGCTCATTGAATTGAGTCTGAAAGTGTTACTGTAGCATCCTTAGTGAACGTTTAGTTCTATAACTCATGTAGAACAGGAAGCTCTACCAAGCATAATACTGCATAGGTTTAGTCTGATATCTAATCTTAAAACAAAGTTTGGCAGGTAATGAAGTTGGAAGAATCTAGGAGTAATCTTCAGGAGCAGAACAATAGTCTTGTGGAAACTGTGTCCAGTCTTCAAGTCCAGCGTGAAAACCATGACAATAACGTGAAGGTTAGGCTTTGATGTGAGACTATAATCCCTTTTCAATGAAGTCCTTAGAAACAAATCATGAAAAGGTTTGTGATGGTTGATACAGGGTGCTTCTGAGGAAGAACTAAACTCACAGATTGAAGCAGCTTGTACTCTAGTTGAAAAGCTTATCACTGAAAATGCTGAACTTGTTGAGAAGGTGAGCTGTACTGATATGGATTTGACTAAGTTACCTACTTTCTTTGATGGTTGATTGAAAATGTCAGTTATTGCTACATTGTCAGGTGAACGAGTTGTGCATTCAGCTAAACCAATCGCAGCGTGCTTTTGCTTCACCCCCTGAGAGCCTAGCAATTGAAGTACAGAAGTCTGATGCCTTAGAAGAAATACCCATTCACGACGAGATGATTAGAATTGACGACTCTGGAGACATTGAAACTGCACTGTTGGAGAGAAACTTATCAGAAGAAACAGTGCCGGTTTCTGTGAACCCGAATGGGGAAATAGATGTGGAATCACAGGTTGCAGTAGCTGGAGAAGCAGAAGAAGTAAGTGGTGGTGTGCCTCTGGTGGACGCTCCACTGATCGGTGCGCCGTTCAGGCTCGTCTCATTTGTAGCAAGATACGTGAGTGGTGCAGATTTGGCGGAAAAGAAACAGTTTTTGTAAAACACATTTTGGAGGCAGAAAAGATGCATCAAGTTCTgtatctctcttctctctttctcttactACACACATACACTCAGTGAAGATCGTTGGTTAGCTTATTGCACAACACTTAACAGGACAAAAaggtttattatattttttttggtaggatactgatggtgatgatgaactGAATACATCAAGTTGCTCGATgtcgttttgtttttctttctcagAATTCAAAGGAAACCATGAGAAAAgagtttcaaacaaaaaaatgctgtcaaaaaaaaaaaaaaaaaaaaaaaaaaaagagtttcaaACAAAAGTTCTTTCAGCCATCTGAGCTAAGATGTATCATGGAAACAGCAAACTCAATGATCGTTAACCATGTGTGCATTAGACACATTATATTACACcagaaaatcattaaaaaaaaaacacagatttATAACCGTGTTCTGAGATAACAATCTACTCAGAAATAATGTCAAATCCAGAATTATAAGAAAGATATGGTAGTTTTGGATCTAGAACACACAAGCACAAGTTGCAATACTGCAGCAGCTGCAATGGCCTCCTCTGTTACAGACGGGTCATATATATGAGACTGGTCTGGCTTCAACCTCTTTGCTCTCTACCTTGGTTGACATCTTATGTCTAGCCTACCCTTTTCGCTCCTTGTGAGCTTGTTCCTCCTCCACCCAGGATTTTACTTTGTTTTTGAGAGCTTGCCGACAACTGGCCTCCGGTAGGGTCTTCAAAAAGGCTTGTAAGAAACAAGGTTGAACTTTCACCAGGAACCAGCCAATCCGGTTCAGTTTTGGATAAGAGAAGACCATGTGTATTATACAAGCTTTCGAAAGCTACAATCGTGCCTTTAACGATGTTTCTGGAGA of the Brassica rapa cultivar Chiifu-401-42 chromosome A03, CAAS_Brap_v3.01, whole genome shotgun sequence genome contains:
- the LOC103857791 gene encoding trichohyalin isoform X1, translated to MDDEKKKKRNKKKKNKQNNSKRADGDAIPTEDGNHNGDADIALINQVPDSIELEPSSQQIIINQADEPGVVDYTSPNSEAVLEETIKQLRDEIGSHLQKEAVFEETVRRLETENESHIQKEALLEERLEHLRTESEAHIQKQALLEERLEHLRTENEPHIEKEVQLEKMVADLRTQNEAHIEKEVQLEKTVADLRTQNEAHIEKEVQLEKTVADLRTQNEAHIEKEGLLEERLEHLKTENEAHIQSEALLEERLLHLRTENEAYIQKQAQLEERLLHLRTENETLKQNEEKLEERHVQYKTKNDVLVHEMSSTEVKMRELLDERSTFSQKEASLEKKLQQLQHDEESSTAAAEKSSIEMISSLNNEIGTLRAQVMKLEESRSNLQEQNNSLVETVSSLQVQRENHDNNVKGASEEELNSQIEAACTLVEKLITENAELVEKVNELCIQLNQSQRAFASPPESLAIEVQKSDALEEIPIHDEMIRIDDSGDIETALLERNLSEETVPVSVNPNGEIDVESQVAVAGEAEEVSGGVPLVDAPLIGAPFRLVSFVARYVSGADLAEKKQFL
- the LOC103857791 gene encoding trichohyalin isoform X2, producing the protein MDDEKKKKRNKKKKNKQNNSKRADGDAIPTEDGNHNGDADIALINQVPDSIELEPSSQQIIINADEPGVVDYTSPNSEAVLEETIKQLRDEIGSHLQKEAVFEETVRRLETENESHIQKEALLEERLEHLRTESEAHIQKQALLEERLEHLRTENEPHIEKEVQLEKMVADLRTQNEAHIEKEVQLEKTVADLRTQNEAHIEKEVQLEKTVADLRTQNEAHIEKEGLLEERLEHLKTENEAHIQSEALLEERLLHLRTENEAYIQKQAQLEERLLHLRTENETLKQNEEKLEERHVQYKTKNDVLVHEMSSTEVKMRELLDERSTFSQKEASLEKKLQQLQHDEESSTAAAEKSSIEMISSLNNEIGTLRAQVMKLEESRSNLQEQNNSLVETVSSLQVQRENHDNNVKGASEEELNSQIEAACTLVEKLITENAELVEKVNELCIQLNQSQRAFASPPESLAIEVQKSDALEEIPIHDEMIRIDDSGDIETALLERNLSEETVPVSVNPNGEIDVESQVAVAGEAEEVSGGVPLVDAPLIGAPFRLVSFVARYVSGADLAEKKQFL
- the LOC103857791 gene encoding sporulation-specific protein 15 isoform X12; the encoded protein is MDDEKKKKRNKKKKNKQNNSKRADGDAIPTEDGNHNGDADIALINQVPDSIELEPSSQQIIINQADEPGVVDYTSPNSEAVLEETIKQLRDEIGSHLQKEAVFEETVRRLETENESHIQKEALLEERLEHLRTENEPHIEKEVQLEKTVADLRTQNEAHIEKEVQLEKTVADLRTQNEAHIEKEGLLEERLEHLKTENEAHIQSEALLEERLLHLRTENEAYIQKQAQLEERLLHLRTENETLKQNEEKLEERHVQYKTKNDVLVHEMSSTEVKMRELLDERSTFSQKEASLEKKLQQLQHDEESSTAAAEKSSIEMISSLNNEIGTLRAQVMKLEESRSNLQEQNNSLVETVSSLQVQRENHDNNVKGASEEELNSQIEAACTLVEKLITENAELVEKVNELCIQLNQSQRAFASPPESLAIEVQKSDALEEIPIHDEMIRIDDSGDIETALLERNLSEETVPVSVNPNGEIDVESQVAVAGEAEEVSGGVPLVDAPLIGAPFRLVSFVARYVSGADLAEKKQFL
- the LOC103857791 gene encoding chromosome partition protein Smc isoform X23 → MDDEKKKKRNKKKKNKQNNSKRADGDAIPTEDGNHNGDADIALINQVPDSIELEPSSQQIIINQADEPGVVDYTSPNSEAVLEETIKQLRDEIGSHLQKEAVFEETVRRLETENESHIQKEALLEERLEHLRTENEPHIEKEGLLEERLEHLKTENEAHIQSEALLEERLLHLRTENEAYIQKQAQLEERLLHLRTENETLKQNEEKLEERHVQYKTKNDVLVHEMSSTEVKMRELLDERSTFSQKEASLEKKLQQLQHDEESSTAAAEKSSIEMISSLNNEIGTLRAQVMKLEESRSNLQEQNNSLVETVSSLQVQRENHDNNVKGASEEELNSQIEAACTLVEKLITENAELVEKVNELCIQLNQSQRAFASPPESLAIEVQKSDALEEIPIHDEMIRIDDSGDIETALLERNLSEETVPVSVNPNGEIDVESQVAVAGEAEEVSGGVPLVDAPLIGAPFRLVSFVARYVSGADLAEKKQFL
- the LOC103857791 gene encoding myosin-9 isoform X8, giving the protein MDDEKKKKRNKKKKNKQNNSKRADGDAIPTEDGNHNGDADIALINQVPDSIELEPSSQQIIINADEPGVVDYTSPNSEAVLEETIKQLRDEIGSHLQKEAVFEETVRRLETENESHIQKEALLEERLEHLRTESEAHIQKQALLEERLEHLRTENEPHIEKEVQLEKTVADLRTQNEAHIEKEVQLEKTVADLRTQNEAHIEKEGLLEERLEHLKTENEAHIQSEALLEERLLHLRTENEAYIQKQAQLEERLLHLRTENETLKQNEEKLEERHVQYKTKNDVLVHEMSSTEVKMRELLDERSTFSQKEASLEKKLQQLQHDEESSTAAAEKSSIEMISSLNNEIGTLRAQVMKLEESRSNLQEQNNSLVETVSSLQVQRENHDNNVKGASEEELNSQIEAACTLVEKLITENAELVEKVNELCIQLNQSQRAFASPPESLAIEVQKSDALEEIPIHDEMIRIDDSGDIETALLERNLSEETVPVSVNPNGEIDVESQVAVAGEAEEVSGGVPLVDAPLIGAPFRLVSFVARYVSGADLAEKKQFL
- the LOC103857791 gene encoding sporulation-specific protein 15 isoform X10; this translates as MDDEKKKKRNKKKKNKQNNSKRADGDAIPTEDGNHNGDADIALINQVPDSIELEPSSQQIIINQADEPGVVDYTSPNSEAVLEETIKQLRDEIGSHLQKEAVFEETVRRLETENESHIQKEALLEERLEHLRTENEPHIEKEVQLEKMVADLRTQNEAHIEKEGLLEERLEHLKTENEAHIQSEVSEEIAFTRIHIFAIFLRYLQAEDFLQALLEERLLHLRTENEAYIQKQAQLEERLLHLRTENETLKQNEEKLEERHVQYKTKNDVLVHEMSSTEVKMRELLDERSTFSQKEASLEKKLQQLQHDEESSTAAAEKSSIEMISSLNNEIGTLRAQVMKLEESRSNLQEQNNSLVETVSSLQVQRENHDNNVKGASEEELNSQIEAACTLVEKLITENAELVEKVNELCIQLNQSQRAFASPPESLAIEVQKSDALEEIPIHDEMIRIDDSGDIETALLERNLSEETVPVSVNPNGEIDVESQVAVAGEAEEVSGGVPLVDAPLIGAPFRLVSFVARYVSGADLAEKKQFL
- the LOC103857791 gene encoding sporulation-specific protein 15 isoform X3, giving the protein MDDEKKKKRNKKKKNKQNNSKRADGDAIPTEDGNHNGDADIALINQVPDSIELEPSSQQIIINQADEPGVVDYTSPNSEAVLEETIKQLRDEIGSHLQKEAVFEETVRRLETENESHIQKEALLEERLEHLRTESEAHIQKQALLEERLEHLRTENEPHIEKEVQLEKMVADLRTQNEAHIEKEGLLEERLEHLKTENEAHIQSEVSEEIAFTRIHIFAIFLRYLQAEDFLQALLEERLLHLRTENEAYIQKQAQLEERLLHLRTENETLKQNEEKLEERHVQYKTKNDVLVHEMSSTEVKMRELLDERSTFSQKEASLEKKLQQLQHDEESSTAAAEKSSIEMISSLNNEIGTLRAQVMKLEESRSNLQEQNNSLVETVSSLQVQRENHDNNVKGASEEELNSQIEAACTLVEKLITENAELVEKVNELCIQLNQSQRAFASPPESLAIEVQKSDALEEIPIHDEMIRIDDSGDIETALLERNLSEETVPVSVNPNGEIDVESQVAVAGEAEEVSGGVPLVDAPLIGAPFRLVSFVARYVSGADLAEKKQFL
- the LOC103857791 gene encoding myosin-9 isoform X5, which gives rise to MDDEKKKKRNKKKKNKQNNSKRADGDAIPTEDGNHNGDADIALINQVPDSIELEPSSQQIIINQADEPGVVDYTSPNSEAVLEETIKQLRDEIGSHLQKEAVFEETVRRLETENESHIQKEALLEERLEHLRTESEAHIQKQALLEERLEHLRTENEPHIEKEVQLEKMVADLRTQNEAHIEKEVQLEKTVADLRTQNEAHIEKEGLLEERLEHLKTENEAHIQSEALLEERLLHLRTENEAYIQKQAQLEERLLHLRTENETLKQNEEKLEERHVQYKTKNDVLVHEMSSTEVKMRELLDERSTFSQKEASLEKKLQQLQHDEESSTAAAEKSSIEMISSLNNEIGTLRAQVMKLEESRSNLQEQNNSLVETVSSLQVQRENHDNNVKGASEEELNSQIEAACTLVEKLITENAELVEKVNELCIQLNQSQRAFASPPESLAIEVQKSDALEEIPIHDEMIRIDDSGDIETALLERNLSEETVPVSVNPNGEIDVESQVAVAGEAEEVSGGVPLVDAPLIGAPFRLVSFVARYVSGADLAEKKQFL
- the LOC103857791 gene encoding chromosome partition protein Smc isoform X24, which produces MDDEKKKKRNKKKKNKQNNSKRADGDAIPTEDGNHNGDADIALINQVPDSIELEPSSQQIIINQADEPGVVDYTSPNSEAVLEETIKQLRDEIGSHLQKEAVFEETVRRLETENESHIQKEALLEERLEHLRTENEPHIEKEALLEERLLHLRTENEAYIQKQAQLEERLLHLRTENETLKQNEEKLEERHVQYKTKNDVLVHEMSSTEVKMRELLDERSTFSQKEASLEKKLQQLQHDEESSTAAAEKSSIEMISSLNNEIGTLRAQVMKLEESRSNLQEQNNSLVETVSSLQVQRENHDNNVKGASEEELNSQIEAACTLVEKLITENAELVEKVNELCIQLNQSQRAFASPPESLAIEVQKSDALEEIPIHDEMIRIDDSGDIETALLERNLSEETVPVSVNPNGEIDVESQVAVAGEAEEVSGGVPLVDAPLIGAPFRLVSFVARYVSGADLAEKKQFL
- the LOC103857791 gene encoding chromosome partition protein Smc isoform X22, which translates into the protein MDDEKKKKRNKKKKNKQNNSKRADGDAIPTEDGNHNGDADIALINQVPDSIELEPSSQQIIINQADEPGVVDYTSPNSEAVLEETIKQLRDEIGSHLQKEAVFEETVRRLETENESHIQKEALLEERLEHLRTENEAHIEKEGLLEERLEHLKTENEAHIQSEALLEERLLHLRTENEAYIQKQAQLEERLLHLRTENETLKQNEEKLEERHVQYKTKNDVLVHEMSSTEVKMRELLDERSTFSQKEASLEKKLQQLQHDEESSTAAAEKSSIEMISSLNNEIGTLRAQVMKLEESRSNLQEQNNSLVETVSSLQVQRENHDNNVKGASEEELNSQIEAACTLVEKLITENAELVEKVNELCIQLNQSQRAFASPPESLAIEVQKSDALEEIPIHDEMIRIDDSGDIETALLERNLSEETVPVSVNPNGEIDVESQVAVAGEAEEVSGGVPLVDAPLIGAPFRLVSFVARYVSGADLAEKKQFL
- the LOC103857791 gene encoding abnormal long morphology protein 1 isoform X11; this translates as MDDEKKKKRNKKKKNKQNNSKRADGDAIPTEDGNHNGDADIALINQVPDSIELEPSSQQIIINQADEPGVVDYTSPNSEAVLEETIKQLRDEIGSHLQKEAVFEETVRRLETENESHIQKEVQLEKMVADLRTQNEAHIEKEVQLEKTVADLRTQNEAHIEKEVQLEKTVADLRTQNEAHIEKEGLLEERLEHLKTENEAHIQSEALLEERLLHLRTENEAYIQKQAQLEERLLHLRTENETLKQNEEKLEERHVQYKTKNDVLVHEMSSTEVKMRELLDERSTFSQKEASLEKKLQQLQHDEESSTAAAEKSSIEMISSLNNEIGTLRAQVMKLEESRSNLQEQNNSLVETVSSLQVQRENHDNNVKGASEEELNSQIEAACTLVEKLITENAELVEKVNELCIQLNQSQRAFASPPESLAIEVQKSDALEEIPIHDEMIRIDDSGDIETALLERNLSEETVPVSVNPNGEIDVESQVAVAGEAEEVSGGVPLVDAPLIGAPFRLVSFVARYVSGADLAEKKQFL